TGAGATCATAAGTGCAACAAACAACTTCGATTCTAGTTGCTGCATTGGAAAGGGAGGATACGGAAATGTATACAGGGTAGAGCTATCATCCGGTGATATTGTAGCTGTGAAGAAAGTCCATCCACTGCGTGCTGATGAAGTTAGAGCTGCAAAAGAATTCCAAAATGAAGTAATGGCGTGCATAGAGATACGGCATCGAAATATCGTAAAGTTCTATGGGTTTTGTTGGTCTGCCGAACAATCATTCTTGGTTTACAAATACCTTGAAAAGGGTAGTTTGGCTACAAATCTAAGCAATGAAGAAGCAGGAAGAGAATTGGATTGGGAAAAAAGGGTGAATATTATAAAAGGTGTTGCTAATGCCTTGTCTTACTTGCACAATGATTGCTCGCCACCGATTGTTCATCGAGACTTGTCAAGCAACAATGTTTTGCTTGATGCGGAATTTGAAGCTCATGTTTCGGATTTTGGCACGGCTAAACTTCTCAATCCAGACTCATCTAATTGGACCAATCTTGCTGGAACATATGGATATGTCGCACCAGGTAATTTAGTTCATAGAAATCTTTTGTTGCATAAAAGGTGGATCATCATTCTGCAATCGactatttcttttttaacaatttttccttttcagaaCTTGCCTACACAATGAAGGTTAGTGAGAAATGTGACGTTTATAGTTTCGGAGTGTTGACTATGGAAGTTATCATGGGAGCACATCCTGGTGACTTGATCTCCACACTACCATCTTCATCTCTTGAAATGCGGCTTCTGGTAAAAGATGTCTTGGATCAAAGGCCTTTACCTCCATCAACAGACGTTCAAGACAAACTGGAATCAGTGATGGAGATAGCTTTTATGTGCTTAGCTGAAAATCCACATTCTAGACCAACCATGTACGCTATTTCTCAGTTGTTAGCCAGCTGAACCATTTCCTCCCATGGGTCATTGCATTGAATTGCAGACCAGAACGTATGATGTTTGTCAGCTGTTACTCTGaagtttgaatattttattgcTGTGTCATTCCAGATATGCAAGTAGATTTGTAAGAATAGTATTCCCAGGTTTTTATGTATCATATTCCCGTTTAAAGTGATTTGCAAGCAAATAGACACCGTAATGTAACTTCttttcaagaaataagaaagactTCATTTTACAACttctatctttttcttcttaataGAAGAggaaatacataaattaaacaaacatagcTCTTGGTGACATAACACTAATAGCATCAATACCAAGTTGATCAAGAAACACCATTGAAGGAGAGTAATACAAAATACTGTGTAATATTTGCCCCTAAGCCATCGATgctatacaaaatattaaacatcATATGCTATACAAAATATTGTAATCAACTTATAACTTCAGacatgataaattaaattgttatgttagttATATCATAGCAAGTTTTCTTGGTTATCAATGACGACTTTGACTTTCAATCCAACCACCATCCACAGTACTTATATTGCCGACTTTACTCTCCATTTCCTTGTAGAAGCTGCTGCTCAATGATTGGCTCTCAGAGACAAAAATATATGGTTGGTTCAAATTTTCTGGTTTTAATCAGGCTGCCTTtagtttgaaattgttttggTTTAATGATCGAGGGGCTTTTGCAAATGCTATTGActtttataattgaaattttcaacaGTCATAGTAAttctttttttgtatataataatTGAGTTGGTAGAATTTGTGTGATGATGTGTGTTGGTAGAATTTTTATCTTCAAGTCTTCAAATGATATTCGTCTTCACTGTAGATATTGGTGTTAAGATTTGggcttaattataattttaaaaagaattaaaggaTTTAATGAGAATGTCTAAAAGATTTaatcaaaactttaaaaaataaacacttaACGAGATTTTAAAGggactcaattaaattttttaaataatttaaaagacttaatgaaaaattctaaaatcgCTAATTAGTTTAGTTAAAAGAAAGTCAAAATAGAATTGGTTAATCTAatatctaacaaatatatttggCTATTTTACCAAACtgatccaaaataattaaatgtttataagaataattcaaattcaaaagtATTTACGAGAATGACTTGTCAGTGCCTCTGGGTTATGACACTTTCATAGTTCGTACCCATGTCTGCAATTcctaaaaaattacttaataattgaaaaaacggttaaaatacttttttttatgtcAACAATGCAATAGCTgacacttatatatatatatatatatatccatatttttaaaaatacatgttATACTaggcataaaaataaaattgaaggtaCCGTGTACCAAGTGATTGATAcacctttttcaaaaaaaaaatttaccggaatggtccttttttcaaaaatttaccaataaaagcacttttttttcaaaaattatcgaaatgggcccattatttaattatttaccggaatggtcattttttcgcgaaatcgcgtccacgtcgtaGCGATGTCGAGTGCAGCGTcgaaaatcgcgtccacgtcgacAACTTCGCTTAACGTGGGCGCAATTTCATTCCAGCAGCGTGAAACGActaacggtcaaaaatttgaccgttccccccccaacggtcaaaaaaaaaaccataaatactcccaacccttttttatttttcacaaacaaatcctctctcatatttcctctcaattactctcaatttccttccaaaattctctcaatttccttccaaaattctctcaaatccatatttaatttcaatttcctctcaatttcctttttaaaaataattttaaaaattttttatatttttataaatcgtaaaaatttgtacgatttcatcaatggccggatcattgactcgtcttgataggCATCACATATcagtggaacaaatgaaaatggtaagtgttaaatttaatttttaaatattatttaagaattttttatttatgcatttttagataattattaatttgttatttgttataaaagtctgtagatcgggtattggaatgtaatatccggaatatgcatgctcctccatcaccgttgatagagaattacctgcgggaagcaggtttttggcacgtggcgatgGTAGGTttgggatgcaagttggacccaaaCCCGATCGgtcgttgatcgagaggtggagacccgagacgcacacattttatcttccatgtggagagtgcactatcactctagaagatgttaGTCTGCagttgggattgccggtggatggGCACCCAGTCatcgggtctgcccaatctagcaattgggaggcggtgtgctacgagcttttgggcgctattccagagaaaatggagggaggtaaggtccagatgggctggttacgtgacacattccctgatccggatgaagattcaaccgaaattgaaagaatccgatatgctcaggcatacattcttcaattaattggaggttatctgatgcccgacacgtcacggagccgtgtacatctaagatggctgctaaaactcgttgattttagagcagccggtgaattgagttggggatCTGCCGTCTTAGCAATATTATATCGGGAGATATGcagggcgacgcgaccgaggagagcaaacatcggaggttgcctgtaactactgcagtcatgggcacggtttcgctttccatttttacgtcctcgagtgaaccacccatatacattcccactcataacgaggtaaattttatattacattttacaattattatgtagatttttaaaaataaaagtatgctaaaattttatttaattaggtggaaccatccagcaagttatgctcgattaccgtcctctcttgaagatatacggcttctattggaccaacggtcggaagcagatgtaagtattattgcaaatagatatttctaTACATTCACTAGTCAattgatattttgtatttagtatttagtattatgtatataactaatatttctatcatttcatatagtttcaatggacaccatacgaggatccggcaattcgggcagtaatcccggaagagtttttacaaaatccacaagcttggcacgtgaaagtcaTGTTGGTCAACTACGCAACCGTGGAGCCgcaccagacagacagagtgttacgacagtttggatgtagacaaccaaTTCCGGTGgatcctgaggtgtttgacgatcaacacaaagtcgaccttcggcaattgaatacggattggACGAGATACTGGTCTGGGTACatggaaatgtgggaagatcggtataaatatctacctactcgggaaccaatcatcgttccggagttatcGTGcattccagaatacatgccatggcttaggatccatggcaagccgtatttactgacgccagaggagaggcagcggcaaatacgtgtcgaaAGGGAAAGACGCgggcctttaaatccaagacgacaagACGACGAAGGCAGCCCCttaacgaggcccagacattcacccggctcatcatcagcggccatgcaatcaccagcCCAACGAGAAACCGACGCGATCACCCGACGCAGTTagttcaaccgatgatacccacgcaaccgccttttcagatgatgccaggtgcgtttcctagcccttatatataccctaacccttatatgtatccttttccgagtcctatggcaggttggagccaaatgcccagTTCAGCTCCATTTCTTATTATGCCGAGcggaccgccgatgtataggctAGTGGCGCACAAGGGATCGCAAtgggggccgtcggggagctctcctttttaccaatccccatcaGCATATAGGTTTCAAATACCGTTGCCGTTcctgatgcaaacacctccacatacactattctttgaaggtggatcatcgtcccaagtccgacaaccagatgccgaACCGGAAGAACCGAATCCCCACCGAGAACAACAACCGCCATGGAAGCTAGAAAATGAGGAATCCAATAGCGTGAATCAAATAATcgccgccatgtggcactgaatcccccgagcatagacattgatttccgtatttgatgtaataaaatagaagtttatttgatgtaataaaaaccctaaccctaacctaatttaattaaaaacccaaaaccttaacttaaaaaccctaacctaatttaattaaaaaccctaaaccttaactttaaaaaccctaacctaatttaattacaaaccctaaccctaacctaaattaatgaaaaaccttacgcctaacctaatttaattaaaaaccctaaccctaacctaaattaattaaaaactctacccctaacctaatttaattacaaaccctaacctaacctaatttaattaaaaccttaacctaacctaatttaattaaaaaccctaacctaacctaatttaattacaaaccctaacctaacctaatttaattaaaaccttaacctaacctaatttaattaaaaccctaccctaacctaatttaattaaaaacctaactctaacctaatttaattaaaaaccctacccttaacctaatttaattacaaaccctaacctaacctaattaaattaaaaccctaacctaacctaatttaattaaaaatcctaaccctaacctaatttaattaaagaccttaacctaacctaaattaattaaaaccctaaccttaaccttaacctaatttaattaaaaccctaaacccttaacttaaaaactctaaccttaacctaatttaattaaaaacctaacctaatttaattaaaacctaaactaaGTTAACATTGTTACATTCacgtaatgttagatttggaaaaatgttttgaccggtactaacaattaataattttacataatttggtaattttactaaccattaatacaatttttgacttaataattttacattcacataatgttatattttgaaaaatgttttgaccggtactaacaattaataattttatataatttgataattttactaaccattaatacaattttttgacttaatacaatttatcaattaataatttcacaaacttaatttttttacaattacattcaactattgcgattagggcatgatcgacttgtatggcctggattcctacaccatctgcacaacttcgtttgactggctgtttctcaGATATctatattgttacgtattctactCGAgtaaggtcgaccctttggtttgcgacgtaatTCTCTGTCcagtaacagcttaaaaggagcaagagatacgggcggccacttacgttcatctgggaccggtgggaaaacgtgtctccatacgttgtacatgttttctaatttgtacacttcgtccacataactcatcggatccagacggagtttctgacaagctgcaataacatgagcgcatggataacgaagtgcaccaaacatcccacagtcacaagtcctattttgcaagtgtacacgatatttcccgccaacaacaccttggtgcggtctgtcaaactctgttacgcaaaaccataaattgtttcaatcgtgacacactgtgtgcatggtgtttgccctcgccttggccttgttaatttcttgtaCTACCTTACtacaccatacatggcctccctgtatctggcctgcataacttgctgctcgctttggaaatagcgccgccaaacaaaaatatgtctttcacacaaccgatgttatcggtagatggtgcgttcctttaagaacagaatttatgcattctgccaggttcgacgtcatatggacatatcgtaggccgccgtcgtatgcttgtgcctactgttcgaaacgtatattacaaaggtagtctgccccttctccgttttgggatcgtaaaattgccaacatctcgtgaaaacgatctttatttatttcataccctgccaatataagatcatagcgaataatttataccacttttaccaataaaactaattcaaattgacaaatgaaataacacagatatagactaaatacccatgttggtcacttgtcgtagTTCgttcttagatggatattacctgtagtagttcgaagcaacgtgtcttaggcaatatctatggtgtgtgcgctgtCATAAGCTTCCATCTCGATCAAATACAGCTAGTATACCGgtgccccgatctgaaataacacagatatcaggttaggggcacacatgcctccttaacctagagagaaaaaaatctcAGTCATCAaacgactcccccggtgttattgcaaatacaattggaagaattctcccaccgtcatcctgtgccactgcaagcaatagccgataagtatacctaccgaacatgaaggtaccgtcaatttgtaccaacggcttgcagtacGGAAATGCGTCTcagcattgcttaaaggtctaaaacaggcgtttgaacacttggcatccacgtagcaatcgaccgttgtagtacgcatgttccgtttcaaggtctgtgatggcaccagGGATGTATCTCTCTaacacctgacaccactgccatatttcattatatgaggcgtcccacccactatgtatcttctccaacgccttttgcttagctatccaagccttgcggtaagagggcgtgtaccctatttggctacggatattggcaattaacaccagcactgaagtcctaggatctgcttttatcgtgggcagtatcaagctaacTAACATAGTtgaatccattttgggatgatcttgtgaaacacctacaaagggagtacattaaataatgcaacattgcataataaaagtattattcagataTAGTCAATattgtacctgcagcacatgtatgtggacctttgtacttttttatctcccacaaccctgtcagtttccttaacgaggcgtagatttttcatgaacatgtaccgtcttgcaccgcacacttcgcctcaaacttatcatattttgatttaacgacatGGTAGTTAAcaccgtttttgatgctatgttgtttcaaagcaccaataaaactatccttgttggtaaactgattaccaacttcaagttcaccgaaatctacccccgaacttgtacgatcacgcaaccggtgtggtagatctggaaactctaatgCGTAATCTGCaaacagatcgacattatgtatgtgggctggaggtgagtatgttctgaatcgtggattttcttcctcatctgaactcctttcagcatcttcagcttatgttggaataggctccggttcaaaaaataagccaacttctgcaccatctggcccgggctctcgaagtggatccacatcggagtcatcttctaacccacaatcatctgcaatGTATGAGGTCCCTCACCAGTTGACGTCGTaaggagtacatcatcccttcttctgggcatttaataacgtccccaattggatgtagattgccacccGCTAGAACTTGATGCCGCTCCctagtacgtatttccagcatcaaacattgAGCCACCGAcatacatgtcccatccaccaaCAGAGTGTCTTGtaggggatgtgcattcgacaccgctaccggacatgggctgttccgtattttgtaacctgCTGActgagtgtcggccaggggtagTATATACATCTCGAACATCGGTCGCtggtacatcagttggcgatgtaaattgtacatataactcaatataaggtactccactagcaagatgagtctgcaccattgcctccaagctacgagcaccttttatgtcaaACGAGTCATATGttaccggatcaacagaagaacaaaattgatACGTGATAGatagaactttcattggcgttgttccgaaaattttacgcctaatccttttacgaagttctgtcaaatctatgttctggttaaaaaccagtcgcaccgtattctctgacaaaaaaataacaccattctcggtgtggcaaacctcaccatcgtagtaaataacagcactaatacgttcactcatatttgaaactctaaccttcttagcctctctaaattgtttttgttgtaacttatgcattctgagaacattttctgcctaatttatagcctcattaAAACATGCTCTCagagcaaaagcgcgtccacaagggcgcaatttcacaaattcttctcaaatagcatcctactagaagcgattttatattatttgctcagaaacgtcaaaaaataattatttcttacatgacctactgtagcaaaagcgcgtctaCGAGGCCGCGATTTCataaattcttctcaaataacatcctgctagaagcgattttatactatttgctcagaaacgtcaaaaaaataattatttcttccatgacctactgtagcaaaagcacGTCCACGAGGGCgtgatttcacaaattcttctcaaatagcattctgctagaagcgattttatactattttatcaGAAACATCAACTTGAAATTATTTCTTCTAGGACCTAAAAACCCTTAAAAGCCtgaaccctaaatcctaaaagccaaaaaaacctaacgtgggaaaaatcgcgaaatcgcgtccacgtcaacgcgatgtcagggtacgcgccaggaaatcgcgtccacgtcagcgtgatTTGCTGACGTgacagcaaatcgcgtccttgagggCACGATTTGTTACCACATCAGCAACtcgtgctgacgtggacgcgatttcgtgaaaaaggaccattccggtaaataattaaaaatgggcccatttcgataatttttttaaaaaaagggcttttattggtaaatttcCCAGTTTTTTATGCTACTGTGGTGAACGGCACCCACACAGTAAAAAAATAGAGACTTACACGGTAGAAAGTAAGTAAAATCTCGGAAGCACATACAATGATGTGGCACGTCAATTTCCAAAAACACAGCTGGGttacgaatatatatataagcatgtaTATTATGTACTTCTATTgcttttgaatgaatatatgCAACaagccctaaaattttaaacttctttgGTAACTGTATGTTTTTTCATGATAAGGGAGGGGGTCCAAGGATCAATCTTAAGATTTGACATCAATCAAGATTTCattttaattgaagtttttTTGCTATTACTCCAAGGGcgaacttgaaattttaataattgtacttagtattataaaaaaaatggccTAAAAATCTTGTAAACTTAAAAGTTATtatccaataaaattttaagccatCTAATAAAGAACCCAAGTTCCATCCCCTTCAAATATTATTCTCTTGTTTCCAAACAATGTGGAAGCTGAAATCATCAGGTTGAGCAAAACAACAGCTCATCTCTTTTCACTTCTTCTCCCCAACTTTACATCACTATATAGTCTCACCTGCATGGATGTATGGCCCCCAAGAAAAAAGATGGCTTTGTTCTCAATGcttctttatattttcttaattgagGTGTTCCATTAATTTCTTCCGGGGCTGTGGGCATTAGGGTTCACTTTTGGAGAAAGGCAAAAAATCCATCATCCCATGCCATTCTGCATTTTTCCCATATCAAAGCGTGCATAGACCATGTCCAGTTTTCCATTTGTTTGTTGTGTCCATGAGTGTCCATTTTGTATTCCAGACACTGATTCAACAATGATATGAGGAGAAGAAGCTATGTCCATGCTTCATAGCATATTATATATCCCACACCTAAGCGCAGACTAAGATATTTGATTGACCTCAAATAGATGGCAAGGAAATCATGTCGTACAACATCATATAAATCTTGAACAGCCTTAACATCACCTTTTTCATGCTCCGACTTTCTGTTTAAGCCACAATCAGACCAAAGGACAAACATAAGTATACAGATACAGAATTTTATGAGAAACAAGGTAATATATAAAGATAACGAGAATACCCCAAAAACATCTGTTTAACCTTTTCCTTTGAAATTTGTATAGAGAAAAATCATGATGCAGGCTTTTATAAGCAAGTCATTTTCCCTTTGAAATTAGTATATCAAAGAAGTGAAAAGAGTGCCGGCACAGGAAATAATTGTTTTTACCAGCAAAGGGGTACTCGCCAATAGAGTGCGGATGGGCCCCGGTGACCGACactctaaataaattattatttttattagagtATAGATTCTGTTAGTCTATTACTAATTTGTTATACAAGCTAGAATATTGTTAGTAAGTGGTTAGTAGCAGTTAGTTATAGTAGCTAGTCATAGCAGTTagttaagtataaatattattcatGTACTGATTAAAGGTAAGCTAATAATACTAGTAAagatttagggtgggtttggatgggtgattgggtgcggtgcggtgcggtacgtttagcttactttttgtctcacgctatagtatctaatctcaccgccaccgctgtttttacactaatcacaggtaaacacaccgcccatcctaACTCACCCTTAGTGTGTTCATTCTACTTCTTTGTTCATGTTATTCATCATAATACAATTACTAACATTTTATACTCAATGTaacatgtatttttaaaaattcttgtaacaccccttacccgagaccttTGCCGGAGTCAGGCACGaggcgttacctgacttaacttaccagttcggagcataaaaatttgtttttaaaattaattcgctcGCGTTCAATCAATACGTCCCTAAAAAGAGCACTCAAGACCCTAAAACATACAACGAAAACAATTTGGttccaaaccgggaacattaaaaattttctgaatatttaaacaaatcaaaataatttatttcactattcacaataaaactgtccacctacataactgtcactaatttaattataacttgagttaaaaaacttgaaatttagatctataaatttttcctaaaactaaactcatatatcttcttaccataaaatttccagaatttttgggttagccaattagtacagtttattcgttaaagtctcccctgtttcacttcCGACGGTTCTGGTCTTTGTTCActcaaaatcaattatctcattgtacagacttcatatggtgcttccgcttgcttatattgaaaatagactcactaaggaatctagaaatataaattataactcataattatttctgtaaaatttttaattattttctaaagtcagaacaaaGGACTTTAAAAACCATTCTTACCCTGTCTTACTAatattcaaatatctaaaatatataactctttttcttactctatttcttttatgtgaaaatagactcattcagatttaatttcatatctcactcaacttctaattcaatttccaccattttggtgatttttcaaaatcacgtcaataTTGTTGTCCAAAAACTATTCCATTGCAAATt
This sequence is a window from Gossypium raimondii isolate GPD5lz chromosome 5, ASM2569854v1, whole genome shotgun sequence. Protein-coding genes within it:
- the LOC105784830 gene encoding MDIS1-interacting receptor like kinase 2, which gives rise to MEVGSFSQLEYLDLSANRLSQSIPETIGDMLKLHYLNLSSNNFSLGIPPQIGKLVQVNELDLSHNVLSGDIPTQFQSLQSLSTLNLSYNNLSGSITIFDELRGLVHVNIAHNELQGPIPDIPAFQNAPIQALEGNKGLCGNISGLKPCKLSKNGHHTLLYAIMFPLLGASILLIVILALYFSFKSRGKHADEESESSLISASLFSISSFDGKLLYSEIISATNNFDSSCCIGKGGYGNVYRVELSSGDIVAVKKVHPLRADEVRAAKEFQNEVMACIEIRHRNIVKFYGFCWSAEQSFLVYKYLEKGSLATNLSNEEAGRELDWEKRVNIIKGVANALSYLHNDCSPPIVHRDLSSNNVLLDAEFEAHVSDFGTAKLLNPDSSNWTNLAGTYGYVAPELAYTMKVSEKCDVYSFGVLTMEVIMGAHPGDLISTLPSSSLEMRLLVKDVLDQRPLPPSTDVQDKLESVMEIAFMCLAENPHSRPTMYAISQLLAS